In Candidatus Sodalis pierantonius str. SOPE, one DNA window encodes the following:
- the brnQ gene encoding branched-chain amino acid transport system II carrier protein: MTKRLTSKDILALGFMTFALFVGAGNIIFPPMVGLQSGQHVWLAAAGFLITAVGLPVITVISLARVGGDIDALSSPIGHKAGLLLAVVCYLAVGPLFATPRTATVSFAVGVAPFTGNGELPLLIYSLIYFAVVIGISLYPGRLLDTVGHVLAPLKIIALAVLGIAAMLWPAGQPLPVSAGYSHLPFSSGFVNGYLTMDTLGAMVFGIVIVNAARSRGVESAHFLTRYTILAGLIAGIGLTAVYLTLFKLGSGSGVLVPGAQNGAEILHAYVQYTFGAAGSGFLTVLITIAGLVTAVGLTCACAEFFSEHTGIGYGKWVFLLGLFSMLVSNLGLSHLISISVPVLTAIYPPCIVLILLSFTLRWWHSSARLVAPGMLVSLVFGCLDGIKVSAYPDILPAWVDRLPLSAPGLAWLPPTLVMLVVAAAYDQSRGRQQISVL, encoded by the coding sequence ATGACTAAACGTTTAACCTCCAAAGACATCCTCGCGCTGGGTTTTATGACCTTTGCTCTGTTTGTCGGCGCCGGGAATATTATTTTTCCGCCCATGGTGGGCCTGCAATCCGGTCAGCACGTTTGGCTGGCGGCGGCGGGCTTTTTGATTACCGCGGTCGGTCTGCCGGTCATTACCGTTATCTCGCTGGCGCGGGTCGGGGGCGACATTGATGCGCTCAGTTCCCCTATCGGCCATAAAGCCGGTCTGCTTCTGGCTGTCGTGTGTTATCTGGCGGTGGGCCCGCTGTTTGCTACACCGCGCACCGCGACCGTCTCATTTGCGGTCGGCGTGGCCCCCTTCACCGGCAACGGCGAACTGCCTTTGCTGATTTACAGCCTGATCTATTTCGCAGTGGTCATCGGTATTTCCCTGTACCCCGGCCGCTTGCTGGATACGGTGGGCCATGTCCTGGCGCCGCTTAAGATCATCGCGCTCGCGGTATTGGGCATTGCGGCGATGCTGTGGCCGGCGGGCCAGCCGTTGCCGGTGTCCGCGGGCTATAGTCACCTGCCGTTTTCCAGCGGATTCGTGAACGGCTATCTCACCATGGATACCCTGGGCGCGATGGTATTCGGCATCGTTATCGTCAACGCCGCCCGTTCGCGCGGCGTGGAGAGCGCCCACTTTCTGACCCGTTATACCATTCTGGCCGGACTGATTGCCGGTATCGGTTTGACGGCGGTCTATCTGACGCTGTTCAAGTTAGGTTCAGGCAGTGGCGTGCTGGTGCCGGGGGCGCAAAACGGCGCCGAAATCCTGCACGCCTATGTGCAGTACACCTTCGGCGCCGCCGGTAGCGGTTTTTTGACGGTGCTAATAACGATAGCCGGTTTGGTGACCGCGGTGGGCCTGACCTGCGCCTGCGCTGAATTTTTCAGCGAACATACCGGCATTGGCTATGGCAAGTGGGTGTTCCTGCTGGGGCTGTTCTCCATGTTGGTTTCCAACCTGGGCCTTAGCCATTTGATCAGCATTTCCGTACCGGTGCTTACCGCTATCTATCCACCGTGCATCGTCCTGATCCTGCTGAGTTTTACGCTACGCTGGTGGCATTCCAGCGCCCGCCTCGTTGCGCCCGGCATGCTGGTCAGTCTGGTGTTTGGCTGCCTAGATGGCATCAAGGTGTCGGCCTATCCCGACATTCTCCCGGCCTGGGTGGATCGCCTGCCGCTGAGCGCGCCGGGACTGGCCTGGCTACCGCCGACGCTGGTCATGCTTGTCGTCGCGGCGGCTTACGATCAATCCCGCGGACGGCAGCAAATCTCCGTTCTTTGA
- the umuD gene encoding translesion error-prone DNA polymerase V autoproteolytic subunit, with product MQINMPFRPVAVEIRRLCLPFFIDYVPAGFPSSAAGYEDASLDINEHIIRHPSATYFVGASGDSMIGVGIFDGDLLVVDKSLKPEHGHIVVAEIDGQFTVKRLILRPKPSLEPVNSAYRPLPVSDDLVIWGVVTNVIHGLL from the coding sequence ATGCAGATAAACATGCCATTCCGGCCTGTGGCCGTGGAGATACGACGGCTATGTTTGCCTTTTTTTATCGATTACGTTCCCGCTGGGTTTCCATCGTCGGCCGCGGGGTATGAAGATGCCTCGCTAGACATCAACGAGCACATCATCCGACATCCCAGCGCCACTTATTTCGTCGGTGCATCGGGTGATTCGATGATCGGAGTCGGTATCTTTGACGGCGATCTGCTGGTCGTAGATAAATCCCTGAAACCAGAGCATGGCCATATCGTTGTTGCAGAGATTGACGGCCAGTTCACCGTTAAACGACTCATCTTACGGCCAAAACCGAGCCTTGAGCCAGTCAATAGTGCTTACCGGCCACTACCTGTAAGTGATGATCTGGTAATCTGGGGGGTGGTGACTAATGTGATTCATGGACTACTATGA
- a CDS encoding amino acid permease, whose translation MENPNAGSFSRYAQDNLGPMAGYITGWTYCFEILIVAIADVTAFGIYMGVWFPLVPHWVWVLSVVLFIGAINLLSVKAFGELEFWFSFFKVAIIIVMILAGIGIILWGIGIGIGIGIGIGIGIGIGIGIGIGIGIGIGIGIGIGIGIGIGIGIGIGIGIGGQPTGVANLWRHGGFFSHGVGGMILSLQMVMFAYGGIEIIGITAGEARDPERSIPRAINSVPWRILLFYVGTLAVIMSIYPWNQVGTGGSPFVLTFQNLGIPVAAGLLNFVVLTASLSAINSDVFGVGRMLHDMAGQGHATRIFRRVSRHGIPWITVLVMMMAMLVAVYLNYLMPENVFLMIASLATFATIWVWIMILCSQIAFRRRLKPEQVRALKFPLPGGAITAGLGVVFLLFIIGLIGYFPTTRVSLYVGAVWVLLLLLGYRWVKTKRVTAS comes from the coding sequence GTGGAAAACCCCAATGCCGGTTCGTTCTCCCGCTATGCGCAGGATAATTTGGGCCCCATGGCGGGCTACATTACCGGCTGGACCTACTGTTTTGAAATCCTGATTGTCGCCATTGCCGATGTGACCGCCTTCGGTATCTATATGGGCGTGTGGTTCCCGCTGGTACCGCATTGGGTCTGGGTGTTAAGCGTGGTGCTATTCATCGGCGCGATCAATTTACTGAGCGTCAAAGCGTTTGGCGAGCTGGAGTTCTGGTTCTCATTTTTCAAAGTTGCCATCATTATCGTCATGATCCTCGCCGGCATCGGCATTATCCTGTGGGGCATCGGCATCGGCATCGGCATCGGCATCGGCATCGGCATCGGCATCGGCATCGGCATCGGCATCGGCATCGGCATCGGCATCGGCATCGGCATCGGCATCGGCATCGGCATCGGCATCGGCATCGGCATCGGCATCGGCATCGGCATCGGCATCGGCGGCCAACCTACCGGTGTGGCGAATTTGTGGCGCCACGGCGGCTTCTTCAGCCACGGCGTCGGGGGGATGATTCTTTCGCTGCAAATGGTGATGTTTGCTTACGGCGGTATTGAAATCATCGGCATCACCGCCGGCGAAGCGCGGGATCCAGAGCGCTCTATCCCGCGGGCCATCAACTCCGTTCCCTGGCGTATCCTGCTATTTTATGTCGGCACCCTGGCGGTTATCATGTCCATCTATCCGTGGAATCAGGTGGGTACGGGCGGTAGCCCGTTTGTACTGACGTTCCAGAATTTGGGCATTCCTGTCGCCGCCGGCCTGTTGAATTTCGTCGTGCTGACGGCGTCGCTCTCGGCCATCAACAGCGATGTGTTTGGCGTCGGGCGCATGTTGCACGACATGGCGGGGCAGGGGCATGCGACGCGCATCTTTCGGCGCGTATCGCGTCACGGCATTCCCTGGATCACGGTGCTGGTGATGATGATGGCGATGCTGGTGGCGGTCTACTTGAATTACCTCATGCCGGAAAATGTCTTCCTGATGATCGCCTCGCTGGCCACGTTTGCCACCATATGGGTGTGGATCATGATCTTGTGTTCGCAAATCGCCTTTCGCCGCAGGCTCAAGCCCGAGCAGGTGAGGGCGCTGAAATTCCCTTTGCCCGGCGGCGCTATCACCGCGGGCCTCGGCGTCGTCTTTCTGCTGTTTATTATCGGCTTGATTGGCTACTTCCCTACCACCCGGGTGTCGTTATACGTGGGAGCGGTGTGGGTTTTACTGCTCTTGCTGGGATACCGCTGGGTAAAAACGAAGCGCGTGACCGCCTCCTGA
- a CDS encoding P1 family peptidase, producing MAGVTVGHATLAAGDIQTGVTAIVPPGDNLFTAPLPCGAAVLNGFAKPVGLVQVAELGLLQTPILLSNTLVVGTLFTTLVREAIARNPELGRTLPTVNTLALECNDGWLNDIQALAVTEEVARQALSQASEQIARGSVGAGRGMSCFGLKGGIGSASRRCSSLNATLGVLVLANFGTLSSLTLDGVQLGAAVAPLLPELAPQQDAGSVIVIMATDAPLDGCQLSRIARRAGAGLGRIGSYWGHGSGDIALAFSTDPLPRPPADDALEPLLAAAADATEHVVVDALLSATPVTGFRGHHRPALRLLQGKPRPLSMAEGLQQQPFDGMMFIGYHSAAGEFGVLAHTINGRAFYRVTNNGEVMAESDIYAALGAELKTPLWLVSGDDMLQRWIARYYPFAGYACVKRAISQNAAESLSPAQAQAVIRQAAERAVREGGDTLASRIAPPYRLEVMVARPALKDLFCLVPGVGRSDALTVHYTREDMASLVGLLSAFSVLATGQG from the coding sequence GTGGCGGGGGTAACCGTCGGCCATGCGACGCTGGCCGCGGGGGACATCCAGACCGGCGTGACGGCTATCGTGCCGCCGGGAGACAATCTCTTTACCGCACCGCTGCCGTGCGGCGCAGCGGTGTTGAACGGTTTTGCCAAGCCCGTCGGGCTGGTACAGGTTGCGGAGCTGGGGTTGTTGCAAACGCCGATTTTATTAAGTAATACCCTGGTTGTCGGCACGCTGTTTACTACGCTTGTGCGCGAGGCTATCGCGCGCAACCCCGAACTCGGCCGCACGCTGCCGACGGTGAACACGCTGGCGCTGGAATGCAACGACGGCTGGCTTAACGATATCCAGGCGCTGGCCGTCACTGAAGAGGTGGCGCGTCAGGCGCTGTCCCAGGCTTCGGAACAGATAGCACGCGGTAGCGTTGGCGCCGGGCGCGGCATGAGCTGTTTCGGCCTAAAAGGGGGGATCGGCAGCGCTTCGCGGCGGTGCTCGTCGTTAAACGCCACGCTGGGCGTGCTGGTGTTGGCCAATTTCGGCACGCTCTCCTCTTTGACGCTGGACGGCGTTCAATTGGGGGCCGCCGTCGCGCCGCTGTTGCCGGAGTTGGCGCCCCAGCAGGATGCCGGCTCGGTAATCGTTATCATGGCGACCGACGCGCCGCTCGACGGTTGCCAGCTGTCACGGATCGCCCGGCGCGCCGGCGCGGGACTAGGGCGTATCGGCAGTTATTGGGGGCACGGTTCGGGCGATATCGCCCTGGCGTTCTCAACCGATCCCTTACCCAGGCCGCCGGCGGATGATGCGCTGGAGCCACTGCTGGCCGCGGCGGCCGACGCCACCGAGCATGTGGTGGTGGATGCGTTGTTGAGCGCTACCCCCGTTACCGGTTTTCGCGGGCATCATCGCCCCGCGCTGCGGCTGTTGCAGGGTAAACCGCGGCCGCTCTCAATGGCGGAAGGGCTTCAGCAACAGCCTTTCGACGGTATGATGTTTATCGGCTATCACAGCGCCGCCGGCGAATTCGGTGTTCTGGCTCACACCATTAACGGCCGGGCTTTTTACCGCGTGACTAATAATGGCGAAGTGATGGCGGAAAGCGACATTTACGCTGCCCTGGGCGCGGAGTTGAAGACGCCGCTGTGGCTGGTCAGCGGGGACGACATGCTACAGCGATGGATCGCGCGGTATTATCCCTTTGCCGGTTACGCCTGCGTGAAACGCGCCATTTCGCAAAATGCGGCGGAGTCCCTTAGCCCAGCGCAGGCGCAGGCCGTAATTCGCCAAGCCGCCGAGCGCGCCGTACGGGAGGGAGGCGACACGCTGGCGTCGCGGATCGCCCCACCTTACCGGTTGGAAGTGATGGTAGCGCGGCCTGCGTTGAAGGATCTTTTTTGCCTGGTGCCCGGCGTCGGCCGTAGCGATGCGTTAACGGTGCATTATACCCGCGAGGATATGGCGTCGTTGGTCGGTCTGCTCAGCGCCTTTTCGGTGCTGGCGACCGGGCAGGGGTGA
- a CDS encoding GNAT family N-acetyltransferase encodes MLEIRLARRKDADSLTALGYESYIGHFGHLWPEKQALADFLADDFTAPSLEKSFAEPHCHWLIASFDGQDVGLAKLLCEMPRPDTGALGGQLKKIYFLREFTGREYGRPLFSAVEMLAREARQTQLWLEVLPQNHQAKAFYLSQQMAVSGETAYERESRYTPLLILSKAL; translated from the coding sequence ATGCTGGAAATTCGCCTCGCCCGCCGCAAGGATGCCGATTCCCTGACCGCGCTGGGTTATGAGAGTTACATCGGACATTTTGGCCATCTTTGGCCGGAGAAACAGGCGCTGGCGGATTTTCTGGCGGATGATTTCACGGCGCCATCGCTGGAGAAAAGCTTTGCAGAGCCACATTGCCACTGGCTGATAGCCAGCTTTGACGGTCAGGATGTCGGTCTGGCGAAGCTGTTGTGTGAGATGCCGAGACCGGATACCGGCGCTCTAGGCGGTCAATTGAAAAAGATCTATTTTCTGCGGGAATTTACCGGCCGCGAGTACGGCAGGCCGCTGTTTAGCGCGGTGGAAATGCTGGCCAGAGAAGCTCGGCAAACGCAGCTATGGCTGGAGGTGCTACCGCAAAATCACCAGGCCAAAGCTTTTTACCTCAGCCAGCAGATGGCGGTCAGCGGTGAAACCGCTTACGAGCGCGAAAGTCGCTATACGCCTTTGCTCATTTTGAGCAAGGCGCTGTAG
- a CDS encoding IS5-like element ISSoEn1 family transposase, with the protein MAKQKFKITNWPAYNNALRQRGNLTVWLDESAIAAWTESTPPEHRGRPLHYTDMAITTVLMIKRVFNLSLRALQGFVDSIFKLMGLSLRCPDYSLVSRRAKTVDISIKTPTRGEISHLVIDGTGLKVFGEGEWKVRQHGAERRRVWRKLHLAVDSATHEIICADLSLSGTTDAQALPGLINQTHRKIREASADSAYDTRYCHDALLRKKIKPLIPPRSGAQYWPARYHERNHAVANQHLSGNNDTWKKKVGYHRRSLAETTMFRFKTLLGGHLSLHDYDAQVGEAMAMVKALNRITLLGMPNSVRIM; encoded by the coding sequence ATGGCAAAGCAAAAGTTTAAAATCACCAACTGGCCCGCATACAACAATGCGCTCAGGCAGCGGGGGAACCTGACAGTATGGCTTGATGAGTCAGCCATTGCTGCATGGACTGAGAGTACACCACCTGAACATCGTGGCCGGCCGCTTCACTACACCGATATGGCCATTACCACGGTTCTGATGATAAAGCGCGTGTTTAACCTTTCGCTCCGGGCGTTACAGGGTTTCGTTGACTCGATTTTTAAACTGATGGGGCTGTCGCTGCGCTGCCCAGATTACTCTCTGGTCAGCCGGCGAGCAAAAACCGTCGACATCAGCATAAAAACGCCAACCCGCGGCGAAATCTCACACCTGGTCATCGATGGCACCGGCCTGAAAGTCTTCGGCGAAGGCGAATGGAAAGTCAGGCAGCATGGGGCTGAGAGGCGCAGAGTATGGCGCAAGCTTCATCTGGCAGTAGATAGCGCGACACATGAAATTATCTGTGCCGATTTATCGCTAAGCGGTACGACAGATGCGCAGGCGCTGCCCGGGCTGATTAACCAAACCCACCGGAAAATCAGGGAAGCGTCGGCTGACAGTGCTTACGATACGCGTTACTGTCATGATGCTCTGCTGAGGAAAAAAATAAAGCCGCTTATCCCACCGCGAAGTGGTGCGCAATATTGGCCAGCTCGATACCATGAGCGTAACCATGCGGTGGCAAATCAGCATCTGAGCGGCAATAACGATACCTGGAAAAAGAAAGTAGGTTATCACCGGCGTTCACTGGCTGAAACGACCATGTTCCGGTTTAAAACACTTCTGGGTGGTCATCTGAGTCTGCATGACTATGACGCGCAGGTAGGTGAGGCTATGGCAATGGTCAAAGCGCTTAACCGGATCACGCTGTTAGGAATGCCAAACAGCGTCCGCATCATGTAA
- a CDS encoding cobalamin-independent methionine synthase II family protein, giving the protein MQRTQAPFRADVVGSLLRPAVIKQARQRFTDGEIDVAQLRAVEDNEIARVVAEQRALGLQVVTDGEFRRAWWHMDFFEGLDGVEGYQPDHGIQFQGVQTKARSVKVTGKLGFRHHPMLEDFRFLKSVAGDAVPKMTIPSPSVLHFRGGRAAIDKAVYPDLAEYFDDLAQTWRDAIAAFYAAGCRYLQLDDTVWGYLCSEDQKRQMRERGDDPDALAQIYAEVLNKALAGKPEDLVVSLHVCRGNFRSTWISEGGYEPVASILFGQVKVDAFFLEYDTERAGGFEPLRFIKPGHQQAVLGLITSKTPTLEDPQAVLERIREANQYVSLDQLCLSPQCGFASTEEGNKLSEQQQWDKLKLVLDIARRAW; this is encoded by the coding sequence ATGCAAAGAACCCAAGCCCCTTTCCGCGCCGATGTGGTCGGCAGTCTGTTACGTCCCGCCGTGATAAAGCAGGCCCGCCAGCGTTTCACCGATGGCGAGATAGATGTCGCGCAGCTGCGCGCCGTGGAAGACAATGAGATTGCCCGCGTCGTCGCGGAGCAGCGCGCGCTGGGGCTGCAGGTCGTTACGGACGGGGAGTTCCGCCGCGCCTGGTGGCATATGGATTTCTTTGAAGGATTGGACGGGGTGGAAGGGTACCAGCCCGACCACGGCATTCAATTTCAGGGCGTGCAGACCAAAGCCCGTAGCGTCAAGGTCACCGGTAAACTGGGATTTCGCCATCACCCGATGCTGGAGGATTTTCGTTTTCTGAAAAGCGTGGCCGGCGACGCGGTGCCGAAAATGACCATTCCCAGTCCGAGCGTCTTGCATTTCCGCGGCGGGCGCGCGGCGATCGATAAGGCCGTCTACCCCGATCTGGCGGAATACTTCGACGATCTGGCACAAACCTGGCGCGATGCCATTGCCGCGTTTTATGCCGCCGGCTGCCGCTATTTGCAGTTGGACGATACCGTCTGGGGCTATCTGTGCTCGGAAGATCAAAAGCGTCAAATGCGCGAACGTGGCGATGATCCGGACGCTCTGGCGCAGATTTACGCTGAGGTGCTGAATAAAGCGCTGGCCGGTAAGCCGGAGGATTTGGTGGTGAGCCTGCACGTTTGCCGCGGGAACTTCCGCTCCACCTGGATTTCCGAAGGGGGTTATGAGCCGGTCGCGTCCATCCTGTTCGGCCAGGTGAAGGTGGATGCCTTTTTCCTGGAGTACGATACCGAACGTGCTGGCGGCTTTGAACCGCTGCGCTTTATCAAACCCGGACATCAGCAGGCGGTGCTGGGGCTTATTACCTCGAAAACGCCGACGCTGGAAGACCCCCAGGCGGTGCTGGAACGCATCCGTGAAGCCAACCAGTATGTGAGCCTGGATCAGCTGTGCCTGAGCCCGCAATGCGGTTTCGCCTCTACCGAAGAGGGCAATAAGCTGAGCGAACAGCAGCAGTGGGATAAGTTGAAGTTAGTGCTTGATATCGCTCGCCGCGCTTGGTGA
- a CDS encoding peroxiredoxin C: MVLVTRQAPDFTAAAVLGTGEIVDNFNLKSHIQGKPAVIFFWPMDFTFVCPSELIAFDKRYAEFQKRGVEIIGVSFDSEFVHNAWRQFPTDKGGIGPVKYPMVADIKREIIKAYGIEHPDAGVALRGSFLIDKDGIVRHQVVNDLPLGRNIDEMMRMVDALQFHEEHGEVCPAQWEKGQEGMGASPEGVAKYLSENLTRL; encoded by the coding sequence ATGGTTCTGGTCACTCGTCAAGCCCCCGATTTTACCGCCGCCGCCGTGCTCGGCACGGGTGAAATCGTTGACAATTTCAATCTTAAATCCCACATCCAGGGTAAACCGGCGGTCATTTTCTTCTGGCCGATGGACTTCACCTTCGTCTGCCCGTCCGAACTGATTGCTTTTGACAAACGTTACGCAGAATTCCAGAAGCGCGGCGTGGAAATCATCGGCGTCTCTTTTGACTCAGAGTTTGTACACAACGCATGGCGCCAGTTCCCCACCGACAAGGGCGGTATTGGACCGGTCAAGTATCCGATGGTAGCGGACATCAAACGCGAAATCATCAAAGCCTATGGCATTGAGCATCCGGACGCCGGCGTCGCGCTGCGCGGTTCGTTCCTCATCGACAAAGACGGGATTGTTCGCCATCAGGTCGTTAACGACCTGCCGCTGGGCCGCAATATCGACGAAATGATGCGCATGGTCGACGCCCTGCAATTCCATGAAGAACACGGCGAAGTTTGCCCGGCACAGTGGGAAAAAGGGCAGGAAGGGATGGGTGCTTCACCGGAAGGTGTCGCCAAATATCTGTCTGAGAACCTGACCAGACTGTAA
- a CDS encoding LysR family transcriptional regulator — translation MHTVETGSFTAAAARMGMSKSAAGKNVARLEQRLGVKLLNRTTRSMSLTEEGELYYRSCLRVMDELDETESLLTSRRQVVSGTLRISLPVSYGRLCVMPVLATLSAEHPGLKLDEPV, via the coding sequence GTGCATACCGTTGAAACGGGGAGCTTTACAGCTGCAGCAGCCCGGATGGGAATGTCGAAATCTGCAGCAGGAAAAAATGTTGCCCGCCTTGAGCAACGACTGGGGGTGAAACTGCTGAACCGTACGACCCGAAGCATGAGTCTGACGGAAGAAGGCGAGCTTTATTACCGAAGCTGTCTCAGGGTTATGGATGAACTGGATGAAACGGAATCCCTGCTGACCTCCCGCAGGCAGGTGGTTTCAGGTACGCTGCGGATCAGCCTTCCTGTCTCATATGGAAGGCTCTGTGTCATGCCTGTTCTGGCAACGTTGAGTGCAGAACATCCCGGACTCAAACTGGACGAGCCTGTTTAG
- a CDS encoding IS5-like element ISSoEn1 family transposase, protein MAKQKFKITNWPAYNNALRQRGDLTVWLDESAIAAWTESTPPEHRGRPLHYTDMAITTVLMIKRVFNLSLRALQGFVDSIFKLMGLSLRCPDYSLVSRRAKTVDISIKTPTRGEISHLVIDGTGLKIFGEGEWKVRQHGAERRRVWRKLHLAVDSATHEIICADLSLSGTTDAQALPGLINQTHRKIREASADSAYDTRYCHDALLRKKIKPLIPPRSGAQYWPARYHERNHAVANQHLSGNNDTWKKKVGYHRRSLAETAMFRFKILLGGHLSLHDYDAQVGEAMAMVKALNRITLLGMPNSVRIM, encoded by the coding sequence ATGGCAAAGCAAAAGTTTAAAATTACCAACTGGCCCGCATATAACAATGCGCTCAGGCAGCGGGGGGACCTGACAGTATGGCTTGATGAGTCAGCCATTGCTGCATGGACTGAGAGTACACCACCTGAACATCGTGGCCGGCCGCTTCACTACACCGATATGGCCATTACCACGGTTCTGATGATAAAGCGCGTGTTTAACCTTTCGCTCCGGGCGTTACAGGGTTTCGTTGACTCGATTTTTAAACTGATGGGGCTGTCGCTGCGCTGCCCAGATTACTCTCTGGTCAGCCGGCGAGCAAAAACCGTCGACATCAGCATAAAAACGCCAACCCGCGGCGAAATCTCACACCTGGTCATCGATGGCACCGGCCTGAAAATCTTCGGCGAAGGCGAATGGAAAGTCAGGCAGCATGGGGCTGAGAGGCGCAGAGTATGGCGCAAGCTTCATCTGGCAGTAGATAGCGCGACACATGAAATTATCTGTGCCGATTTATCGCTAAGCGGTACGACAGATGCGCAGGCGCTGCCCGGGCTGATTAACCAAACCCACCGGAAAATCAGGGAAGCGTCGGCTGACAGTGCTTACGATACGCGTTACTGTCATGATGCTCTGCTGAGGAAAAAAATAAAGCCGCTTATCCCACCGCGAAGTGGTGCGCAATATTGGCCAGCTCGATACCATGAGCGTAACCATGCGGTGGCAAATCAGCATCTGAGCGGCAATAACGATACCTGGAAAAAGAAAGTAGGTTATCACCGGCGTTCACTGGCTGAAACGGCCATGTTCCGGTTTAAAATACTTCTGGGTGGTCATCTGAGTCTGCATGACTATGACGCGCAGGTAGGTGAGGCTATGGCAATGGTCAAAGCGCTTAACCGGATCACGTTGTTAGGAATGCCAAACAGCGTCCGCATCATGTAA
- a CDS encoding ISL3 family transposase: protein MDEKSLYAHILNLSAPWQVQSLSLDEKSGSVTVIVGIAEHTQLACPTCGKSCSMHDHRRRKWRHLDTCQFTTLVEADVPRVDCPEHGCQTLPVPWAESGSRYTLLFEAFVLSWLKVSTVDAVRKQLKLSWNAVDGIMMRAVKRGLARIKEPLSVRHLYVDEVGFKKGHQYVTVISDRQGRALQLTDDRGVESLASYLRSLRDHQLDEIKTLSMDMNMAYISAARIHLPNAVDKIAFDHFHVAKMLCAVVDKTRQAEMKQIPSSDRKDAHRSRYLWFYSKQNRLGCRAERLEVARLVLPQTSQCWVMKELARDLWHRRYDNHSRKLWQEWMAMAKDTGIPLMASIARMVAKRLYGILNAMKNRVSNGNAESLNSKIRLLRIKSRGFRNKERFKLGVMFHYGKLNMNF, encoded by the coding sequence ATGGACGAAAAGTCCCTCTATGCCCATATCCTTAACCTGTCCGCACCGTGGCAGGTACAATCCCTTTCTCTTGATGAAAAATCTGGATCAGTGACGGTAATTGTCGGCATTGCCGAGCACACACAACTGGCCTGCCCAACCTGCGGTAAATCCTGCTCCATGCATGATCACCGGCGTCGTAAATGGCGTCACCTCGATACCTGTCAGTTCACCACGCTGGTTGAGGCTGATGTCCCCCGCGTTGACTGCCCCGAGCACGGTTGCCAGACACTGCCTGTTCCCTGGGCAGAGTCAGGCAGCCGCTACACCTTGTTGTTCGAAGCCTTTGTTCTTTCATGGCTGAAAGTCAGCACCGTGGATGCTGTCAGAAAGCAGCTCAAACTCAGTTGGAATGCCGTTGACGGCATCATGATGCGCGCAGTCAAACGAGGCTTGGCCCGGATAAAAGAACCCTTATCCGTCCGTCACCTCTACGTGGATGAAGTCGGGTTCAAAAAAGGACACCAGTACGTCACCGTTATCTCTGACAGGCAGGGACGCGCTTTGCAACTGACCGACGACCGCGGTGTAGAAAGCCTTGCCAGTTATCTGCGCAGCCTGAGAGATCACCAGCTTGATGAGATAAAAACGCTGTCTATGGACATGAACATGGCCTATATCAGTGCAGCCCGCATCCATCTCCCCAATGCCGTCGATAAAATCGCTTTCGATCACTTCCATGTGGCAAAAATGTTGTGCGCCGTCGTTGATAAAACCCGTCAGGCTGAGATGAAACAGATCCCGTCGTCAGACAGGAAAGACGCCCACCGCTCACGCTATCTATGGTTTTACAGCAAACAAAATCGCCTCGGGTGCCGGGCAGAGAGGTTAGAAGTTGCCCGGCTGGTGTTACCCCAAACGAGTCAGTGCTGGGTAATGAAAGAGCTTGCTCGCGATCTGTGGCACCGCCGCTATGACAATCATAGCCGTAAGCTGTGGCAGGAATGGATGGCGATGGCTAAAGACACCGGCATACCGCTCATGGCCAGCATTGCCCGCATGGTGGCAAAACGCCTTTACGGCATTCTGAATGCAATGAAAAACCGGGTATCAAATGGGAATGCGGAGTCCCTGAACAGCAAAATACGGCTGCTCAGGATCAAGTCACGGGGCTTCAGGAACAAAGAACGTTTCAAGCTGGGCGTAATGTTCCACTATGGGAAACTAAATATGAATTTTTGA